A single region of the Vibrio cyclitrophicus genome encodes:
- the ispG gene encoding flavodoxin-dependent (E)-4-hydroxy-3-methylbut-2-enyl-diphosphate synthase, whose amino-acid sequence MQHESPIIRRKSTRIYVGDVPIGDGAPIAVQSMTNTRTTDVAATVAQIRALEKVGADIVRVSVPTMDAAEAFKLIKQQVSVPLVADIHFDYRIALKVAEYGVDCLRINPGNIGNESRIRSVVDCARDMNIPIRIGVNGGSLEKEIQEKYTEPTAEALVESAMRHVDILDRLNFDQFKVSVKASDVFLAVGSYRLLAKQIDQPLHLGITEAGGARAGSVKSAVGLGMLLSEGIGDTLRISLAADPVEEIKVGFDILKSLRIRSRGINFIACPSCSRQEFDVINTVNALEERLEDVITPMDVSIIGCVVNGPGEAEVSHLGLAGSARKSAFYEDGKRQKERFDNDDLVDKLEAKIRAKASVLDKANRIDVENLED is encoded by the coding sequence ATGCAACACGAATCTCCTATTATTCGTCGCAAATCAACCCGTATTTATGTGGGTGATGTGCCGATCGGTGATGGTGCACCAATTGCTGTGCAATCCATGACCAACACAAGAACAACAGATGTAGCCGCGACCGTTGCTCAAATTAGAGCTTTGGAAAAAGTTGGCGCTGATATCGTTCGCGTATCTGTACCGACTATGGATGCCGCTGAAGCCTTTAAGCTAATCAAGCAGCAGGTCTCAGTTCCTTTGGTTGCTGATATTCACTTTGATTACCGTATCGCACTTAAAGTGGCTGAATACGGCGTTGACTGTCTGCGTATCAACCCAGGTAACATCGGTAACGAAAGCCGTATCCGCTCAGTTGTTGATTGTGCACGTGATATGAATATTCCGATTCGTATTGGTGTTAACGGCGGCTCTCTTGAGAAAGAGATCCAAGAGAAATACACAGAACCTACAGCAGAAGCGCTTGTTGAATCAGCAATGCGTCACGTAGATATCCTAGACCGTCTGAATTTTGATCAATTCAAAGTCAGCGTTAAGGCGTCTGATGTATTTCTTGCTGTCGGCTCTTACCGTTTGCTTGCTAAGCAGATTGATCAGCCTCTGCACCTTGGCATTACCGAAGCGGGTGGTGCGCGTGCAGGCTCTGTGAAGTCAGCGGTAGGTTTAGGTATGCTTCTTTCTGAAGGTATCGGCGATACGCTGCGTATTTCGCTAGCGGCTGATCCTGTTGAAGAGATCAAAGTTGGCTTTGATATTCTTAAATCTCTGCGCATTCGTTCGCGTGGCATCAACTTCATTGCGTGCCCGAGCTGTTCTCGTCAAGAATTCGATGTTATTAACACCGTTAATGCCCTTGAAGAACGCCTAGAAGACGTGATTACTCCAATGGATGTCTCAATTATCGGTTGTGTGGTTAACGGACCTGGTGAAGCTGAAGTGTCTCACTTAGGCTTAGCCGGTAGTGCACGTAAAAGTGCTTTCTATGAAGACGGTAAGCGTCAGAAAGAGCGCTTCGACAACGATGATCTTGTCGACAAACTTGAAGCTAAGATTCGTGCAAAAGCGTCAGTGCTTGATAAAGCAAATCGCATTGATGTAGAAAACTTAGAAGATTAA
- the hisS gene encoding histidine--tRNA ligase, which yields MAKNIQAIRGMNDCLPTQSPLWQKVESAVKNVVRAYGYNEVRMPIVEETNLFSRAVGEETDVVSKEMYTFDDRNGDSLTLRPEGTAGCVRSCIQNSLINRDEQRLWYMGPMFRHERPQKGRYRQFHQCGVEVFGLDGPDVDAELIMMTARLWRELGIDKHVRLELNSIGSQEDRVSYRTALVAFLEQHIDVLDEDCKRRMHTNPLRVLDTKNPDVQAILGDAPRLSEYLGEESKQHFAGLCELLDAVGIEYQVNERLVRGLDYYNRTVFEWITDSLGAQGTVCGGGRYDGLVEQLGGKATNAVGFAMGLERLVLMMETLELTEVRRSVDVYVVAAGEGTMIAGMQLANQLRDTVEGVRVMNHFGGGNFKKQFKRADKVGAVVALVLGENEVADNTVVLKDLVGGEQETVSQTEVAEKVAALI from the coding sequence GTGGCTAAAAATATCCAAGCAATTCGAGGCATGAACGACTGCCTTCCAACTCAATCACCACTGTGGCAGAAAGTAGAAAGCGCAGTTAAAAATGTGGTGAGAGCATACGGTTACAACGAAGTACGTATGCCTATCGTTGAAGAAACAAACCTATTTAGCCGTGCAGTTGGTGAAGAGACAGACGTTGTTTCTAAAGAGATGTACACCTTTGATGACCGCAATGGTGATAGCCTAACGCTGCGTCCAGAAGGCACAGCAGGTTGTGTACGTTCATGTATTCAAAACAGCCTTATCAACCGTGATGAACAGCGCCTATGGTACATGGGCCCGATGTTCCGTCACGAGCGTCCTCAAAAAGGTCGTTACCGTCAATTCCACCAATGTGGCGTTGAGGTGTTTGGCCTAGACGGTCCAGACGTTGACGCAGAACTTATCATGATGACAGCTCGCCTATGGCGTGAGCTAGGTATCGATAAGCACGTTCGCCTAGAGCTGAACTCAATCGGTTCTCAAGAGGATCGCGTAAGCTACCGCACTGCGTTAGTGGCTTTCCTTGAGCAACACATTGATGTGCTAGATGAAGACTGCAAACGCCGTATGCACACTAACCCTTTACGTGTACTTGATACTAAGAACCCTGATGTTCAAGCTATCTTAGGTGACGCACCTCGACTATCTGAATATCTAGGTGAAGAATCGAAGCAACATTTTGCTGGTTTGTGTGAACTTCTTGACGCAGTTGGTATCGAATACCAAGTTAATGAGCGTCTAGTGCGCGGCCTAGATTACTACAACCGCACTGTATTTGAGTGGATCACTGATAGTCTTGGTGCTCAAGGTACAGTATGTGGCGGCGGCCGTTACGATGGTCTTGTTGAGCAACTGGGCGGCAAAGCAACCAATGCAGTTGGCTTCGCAATGGGTCTAGAGCGTCTGGTTCTGATGATGGAAACGCTAGAGCTAACAGAAGTTCGTCGTAGCGTTGATGTATACGTAGTTGCTGCTGGCGAAGGTACTATGATCGCGGGCATGCAGTTAGCGAATCAATTACGCGACACCGTTGAAGGCGTGCGTGTAATGAACCACTTCGGTGGTGGTAACTTCAAGAAGCAATTCAAACGTGCTGACAAAGTAGGTGCCGTTGTGGCGCTGGTACTTGGTGAGAACGAAGTTGCTGACAATACAGTTGTGCTAAAAGATCTGGTTGGCGGCGAGCAAGAAACCGTGTCTCAAACGGAAGTTGCAGAGAAAGTTGCTGCGCTAATCTAA
- a CDS encoding YfgM family protein, translating to MELYDSEEQQVEAIKDWWKENGKAVIFGAVIGLGGLFGWRYYQDSVVEAREAASESYTSVISTLDTKGVDAQSDIQAFIDANKDAEYSVLAAMQLAKVQVQAGELAAALEQLEWAKSATKDAALAPLLAYRVARIKAEQGEFDAALTDLAAMTDESWKGRVAELRGDISLRKGDTDAAYSAYTEAQQAVDASQTLQIKLDDLAK from the coding sequence GTGGAACTTTACGATAGCGAAGAGCAACAAGTTGAAGCCATTAAAGATTGGTGGAAAGAGAACGGTAAAGCCGTAATCTTTGGTGCGGTTATTGGTTTAGGTGGTCTATTTGGCTGGCGTTATTACCAAGATTCAGTCGTTGAAGCGCGTGAAGCAGCTTCAGAAAGCTACACCTCTGTAATTTCAACTCTTGATACTAAAGGCGTTGATGCTCAATCTGATATTCAAGCTTTCATCGACGCAAACAAAGACGCTGAGTACTCAGTACTTGCTGCTATGCAACTAGCAAAAGTACAAGTACAAGCGGGTGAGTTAGCGGCAGCACTTGAACAACTAGAGTGGGCAAAATCGGCCACTAAGGACGCGGCACTTGCGCCACTACTTGCTTACCGTGTTGCACGCATCAAAGCTGAGCAAGGTGAATTTGACGCGGCACTGACAGATCTTGCTGCTATGACAGATGAATCTTGGAAAGGCCGTGTTGCTGAACTGCGTGGTGATATCTCACTTCGTAAAGGTGACACTGACGCAGCATACAGCGCTTACACAGAAGCACAGCAAGCTGTTGACGCTAGCCAAACGCTTCAAATCAAACTTGACGACCTAGCTAAATAA
- the bamB gene encoding outer membrane protein assembly factor BamB gives MKKMFPKAALCAIALGLLAGCAGEEDTVIMAPVPTVNSEFTPSQEWSTSVGDGVGHYFSKLTPELAYDKVFVASREGMVKALDPDTGKELWKVDLEKDVLARLSGGLTAAYGKVFVGSENGEVIALEESTGEELWRVPVNGEVLASPATDSNMVIVHTSRGMLIALDQASGEQKWTISTEVPSLTLRGDSSPVAVSGGVFWGTANGRLAAAIVDRGQLIWQQPVGTPKGATEIDRLVDVDASPIVLGGTLYTVGINGQLIAIDLRSGKPIWKRNYSSAIDLASDGSRLFVVTDKDHVVAVDARSGTELWSTPLLENRLLTAPAIINGYVVVGDTEGYLHWLDRSSGEFVAQQLVDDSGFAVAPIEMPEGYLVTTRNGDVKKLTISQ, from the coding sequence ATGAAGAAGATGTTTCCAAAAGCGGCGTTGTGTGCGATTGCTCTTGGCCTACTAGCTGGCTGTGCGGGTGAAGAAGACACCGTAATCATGGCGCCAGTACCAACGGTAAACAGCGAGTTCACTCCTAGTCAGGAATGGTCTACGTCGGTTGGTGATGGGGTTGGTCACTACTTTTCAAAACTAACGCCAGAATTGGCTTACGACAAAGTGTTTGTTGCAAGCCGTGAAGGTATGGTTAAAGCGCTTGATCCTGATACAGGTAAAGAGCTCTGGAAAGTCGATCTTGAGAAAGACGTACTGGCTCGTTTGTCGGGTGGCTTAACGGCGGCTTACGGTAAAGTATTTGTGGGTTCTGAAAATGGCGAAGTGATCGCACTGGAAGAATCGACCGGTGAAGAGCTGTGGCGTGTACCAGTGAATGGCGAGGTGCTTGCATCCCCAGCAACTGATAGCAACATGGTCATTGTTCATACCAGTCGCGGTATGTTGATCGCGCTAGATCAAGCAAGCGGCGAACAAAAATGGACCATCAGTACTGAAGTACCAAGCCTAACACTTCGTGGCGATAGCTCGCCTGTTGCGGTTTCTGGTGGTGTCTTCTGGGGTACAGCAAATGGTCGTCTAGCTGCGGCTATCGTTGACCGTGGTCAGCTTATTTGGCAACAGCCAGTAGGCACGCCAAAAGGCGCAACGGAAATTGATCGCTTGGTTGATGTTGATGCATCTCCAATTGTTCTTGGCGGCACCCTGTATACCGTCGGTATCAATGGTCAGCTAATCGCTATCGATCTTCGTTCTGGTAAGCCAATTTGGAAGCGTAACTATTCGTCAGCGATTGACTTAGCGAGTGATGGTAGCCGTTTGTTTGTCGTTACCGACAAAGATCATGTGGTTGCGGTTGATGCGCGTAGTGGTACTGAACTTTGGAGCACTCCATTGTTAGAAAACCGCTTACTGACAGCACCTGCTATTATTAATGGTTATGTAGTCGTGGGTGATACAGAAGGTTATCTGCACTGGTTAGATCGTTCTTCGGGTGAGTTTGTTGCTCAACAGTTGGTCGATGATAGCGGCTTTGCAGTTGCGCCAATTGAAATGCCTGAAGGCTACTTAGTGACGACTCGCAATGGCGATGTAAAGAAACTGACGATTAGCCAATAA
- the der gene encoding ribosome biogenesis GTPase Der, producing the protein MVPVVALVGRPNVGKSTLFNRLTRTRDALVADFPGLTRDRKYGHAHFSEHDFIVIDTGGIDGTEEGVETKMAEQSLAAIDEADVVLFMVDGRAGLTPSDVAIAKHLRQLEKPSMLVVNKVDGIDPDAASADFWQLGVEDMYQIAAAHGRGVTALIDLALNPFAEALKAENGEVSDLTEFEDEEEEQVEFTEEEAEAEFKRLQDQPIKLAIIGRPNVGKSTLTNRILGEERVVVYDMPGTTRDSIYIPMQRDEREYVLIDTAGVRRRKNINETVEKFSVVKTLKAIEDANVVLLLIDARENISDQDLSLLGFALNAGRSIVIAVNKWDGLDNDVKERVKKELDRRLGFVDFARIHFISALHGTGVGHLFESVQEAYKSATTRVGTSVLTRIMKMATDDHQPPMVRGRRVKLKYAHAGGYNPPIIVIHGNQVRNLPDSYKRFLMNYYRRSLEIMGTPIRIQFQNSENPFEAKTNKLTISQERKRKRMMSMVKGRK; encoded by the coding sequence ATGGTACCTGTTGTTGCTCTAGTAGGGCGTCCGAATGTAGGTAAATCTACGTTATTTAACCGATTGACTCGAACTCGTGATGCATTGGTTGCGGATTTCCCTGGCTTAACGCGTGACCGTAAATACGGTCATGCTCATTTTAGCGAGCATGACTTTATTGTTATTGACACTGGTGGTATCGACGGTACTGAAGAAGGTGTTGAAACTAAAATGGCTGAACAGTCGCTAGCGGCGATTGATGAAGCTGATGTCGTTCTATTTATGGTAGATGGCCGTGCTGGTCTAACACCTTCAGACGTGGCGATTGCTAAGCACCTACGTCAACTAGAAAAGCCTTCAATGCTAGTAGTAAACAAGGTTGACGGTATCGACCCTGATGCAGCAAGTGCTGACTTCTGGCAACTAGGTGTAGAAGACATGTACCAAATCGCTGCAGCGCACGGTCGTGGTGTTACTGCACTTATTGATCTTGCTCTTAACCCATTCGCAGAAGCGCTAAAAGCGGAAAATGGCGAAGTAAGCGATTTAACTGAGTTTGAAGACGAAGAAGAAGAGCAGGTTGAATTTACAGAAGAAGAAGCCGAAGCAGAGTTCAAGCGTCTTCAAGATCAACCGATCAAGCTAGCGATCATTGGTCGTCCTAACGTAGGTAAATCAACACTAACTAACCGTATTCTTGGTGAAGAGCGTGTGGTTGTTTACGATATGCCTGGTACAACTCGTGACTCTATTTACATCCCAATGCAGCGTGATGAGCGTGAATACGTTCTAATCGATACTGCGGGTGTTCGTCGTCGTAAGAACATCAACGAAACAGTAGAGAAGTTCTCAGTAGTTAAAACACTGAAAGCGATTGAAGATGCTAACGTTGTACTGTTGCTTATCGATGCTCGCGAAAACATCTCTGATCAAGATCTAAGCTTGTTAGGCTTTGCATTGAACGCTGGTCGCTCAATTGTTATTGCAGTAAACAAGTGGGATGGCCTAGATAACGACGTTAAAGAACGCGTTAAGAAAGAGCTAGACCGCCGTTTAGGTTTCGTTGATTTCGCACGTATTCACTTTATTTCTGCACTTCACGGTACTGGTGTTGGTCACTTGTTTGAGTCTGTTCAAGAAGCTTACAAGTCAGCAACGACTCGTGTTGGTACTTCTGTGCTAACTCGTATCATGAAGATGGCGACTGATGATCACCAACCGCCTATGGTTCGTGGCCGTCGTGTGAAACTGAAGTACGCGCACGCTGGTGGCTACAACCCACCTATTATCGTTATCCACGGTAACCAAGTTCGTAACTTGCCAGATTCATACAAACGATTCTTGATGAACTACTACCGTCGTTCATTAGAAATTATGGGTACACCTATTCGCATTCAATTCCAGAACAGCGAGAACCCATTTGAAGCTAAGACAAACAAGCTGACAATTTCTCAAGAACGTAAACGTAAACGTATGATGAGCATGGTTAAAGGTCGTAAGTAA
- a CDS encoding alanyl-tRNA editing protein — protein MTTSDLITQAEAITPTITQFCHQAWQLNAKALHVESNDSKTYLITDVTPFHPVSHIWPDHPADQGFVNVGDVQYPVEDCLVGAIEQSTGKLHIAADIPVKRDTEGWAFVVVHQLPASASMINVNDEVVLSVDKEYQASLSRGHSAGHIAFLALNKVLAESYWRKDADRKDPLGSYDFNSYAQVTSFVTPELCTDKYRLGKTLKKRGLNVADMLANLDDIEADINQMIAGWLAEPTPVAMRLEGEALTDSRYWEWQLDADTLVSIPCGGTHIENTSELKALSVKLAQLDDQHIEMLTHVIR, from the coding sequence ATGACCACTAGCGATTTGATTACACAAGCTGAAGCAATCACGCCAACCATTACTCAATTCTGTCACCAGGCTTGGCAGCTCAATGCAAAAGCGCTGCACGTTGAAAGTAACGACAGCAAAACCTACCTGATCACCGACGTGACGCCTTTTCACCCAGTGAGTCATATTTGGCCAGACCACCCAGCAGACCAAGGCTTTGTGAATGTTGGTGACGTGCAATATCCCGTTGAAGACTGCCTTGTTGGTGCAATAGAACAATCTACTGGCAAGCTTCATATCGCAGCAGATATCCCTGTTAAGCGTGATACGGAAGGGTGGGCGTTTGTGGTTGTCCACCAGCTACCTGCTTCTGCTTCTATGATTAATGTTAACGACGAAGTGGTGTTGTCGGTAGATAAAGAGTATCAAGCAAGCTTGAGTCGTGGTCACAGTGCGGGTCACATTGCTTTCTTAGCGTTGAATAAAGTATTGGCTGAGAGCTACTGGCGCAAAGATGCCGACAGAAAAGATCCACTTGGCAGCTACGATTTCAATAGTTATGCGCAGGTGACCAGCTTTGTGACTCCTGAACTGTGTACTGATAAGTATCGTTTAGGTAAAACTCTGAAGAAGCGCGGTTTGAACGTTGCAGATATGCTAGCAAACCTTGATGACATTGAAGCCGACATCAACCAGATGATTGCGGGCTGGCTTGCTGAGCCGACGCCAGTTGCGATGCGACTAGAAGGCGAGGCATTAACAGACTCTCGCTATTGGGAATGGCAGTTGGATGCCGACACTTTAGTGTCTATTCCGTGTGGTGGTACTCACATTGAGAACACCTCAGAGCTTAAGGCATTGTCCGTTAAGTTAGCCCAGTTAGATGACCAGCATATTGAAATGCTGACGCATGTAATTCGATGA
- a CDS encoding sensor domain-containing diguanylate cyclase, giving the protein MEQQFLLEGHRAVNSLLRKLALGMDRKDLNHKIIQLTEQLFGQRMASILLLNSESKTLHLEYAPNLPDFYNQQIEGVEIGAGIGSCGEAAALKKAVMVSNINAHPNWAPFLALTNQANLHACWSVPIISSHGHVLGTFAIYSRCISEPHEFELEILELLASLYSVALEKYELENQLNFFASHDSLTHCLNRRALLSEAKKVLVKRCFADKVMACLFVDVDKFKSINDTYGHSFGDDVLLAVAKVLDEATTACAKVGRYGGDEFVVFSCFDTEQKVSDFYHSLEKALDKALYINGVQFSVSVGLSCEKDPQGLDQLIAQADKNMYQIKQAKSQQ; this is encoded by the coding sequence ATGGAACAACAATTTTTATTAGAAGGTCATCGAGCCGTCAATAGTTTGCTGCGAAAGCTTGCGCTTGGGATGGATCGCAAAGATTTAAATCACAAGATTATTCAGCTTACCGAGCAGCTTTTTGGGCAGCGCATGGCTTCAATTCTACTGCTCAACTCAGAGTCTAAAACTTTACACCTTGAATATGCCCCAAACCTGCCTGATTTTTACAATCAACAGATAGAAGGGGTAGAAATTGGTGCGGGGATAGGTTCATGTGGCGAGGCAGCTGCGCTTAAGAAAGCAGTGATGGTCTCCAACATAAATGCACACCCAAACTGGGCACCTTTTTTAGCCTTAACCAATCAAGCGAATTTACATGCCTGCTGGTCGGTGCCCATTATCTCTTCGCATGGCCACGTGCTAGGTACATTTGCGATTTACAGCCGATGCATTTCAGAACCTCATGAATTTGAACTCGAGATCTTGGAGCTGCTTGCTTCTTTGTATTCAGTAGCGCTCGAGAAATACGAGCTAGAGAATCAACTCAACTTTTTTGCCAGTCATGACTCCCTGACACATTGCTTGAACCGCCGAGCGTTGTTAAGTGAAGCTAAGAAGGTTTTAGTTAAACGATGTTTTGCGGACAAAGTGATGGCTTGTCTATTTGTTGATGTCGATAAATTCAAGTCAATCAACGATACGTATGGCCATAGCTTTGGCGATGATGTTCTGTTAGCGGTTGCCAAAGTACTGGATGAAGCGACCACAGCCTGTGCCAAGGTAGGTCGTTACGGCGGTGACGAGTTTGTGGTGTTTTCTTGCTTTGATACTGAACAAAAAGTGTCAGACTTTTATCACAGCTTAGAAAAAGCGTTGGATAAAGCCCTCTATATTAATGGCGTTCAGTTTTCTGTGAGTGTAGGGCTTTCTTGCGAGAAAGATCCTCAAGGATTAGACCAGTTGATCGCACAAGCTGATAAGAACATGTATCAAATCAAGCAAGCTAAGTCTCAGCAGTAG
- a CDS encoding zinc ribbon domain-containing protein: MSENICPKCQSELTWDGKYHCESCQAHFTKIGFCPECSCQLEKLQACGAASYFCNGDCNELKSKSRVKFKFQQAE, encoded by the coding sequence ATGAGTGAAAATATCTGCCCTAAGTGCCAATCTGAGCTAACTTGGGATGGCAAGTATCACTGTGAAAGTTGTCAGGCTCACTTTACTAAAATAGGGTTTTGTCCTGAATGCAGCTGCCAATTAGAGAAGCTTCAAGCTTGTGGGGCTGCGAGCTATTTCTGTAATGGTGATTGCAACGAGCTTAAATCTAAGTCGAGAGTGAAATTCAAGTTTCAACAAGCCGAATAG
- the urtA gene encoding urea ABC transporter substrate-binding protein, with translation MNKVFNLSLAALCTTLSFSSATVLAADDTIKVGVLHSLSGTMAISETTLKDTVLMLIDEQNKKGGLLGKKLEPVVVDPASNWPLFAEKARELIEKEKVDVVFGGWTSVSRKSMLPVFEELNSILFYPVQYEGEESSKNVFYTGAAPNQQAIPAVDYLMDELEVERWVLAGTDYVYPRTTNKILEAYLKSKGVAEEDIMINYTPFGHSDWQSIVSDIKKFGEAGKKTAVVSTVNGDANVPFYKELGAQGVSSEDIPVIAFSVGEEELSGMDTEPLVGHLAAWNYFMSVDTEVNEEFVETWQSFIKSDKRVTNDPMEAHYIGFNMWAQAVTNAGTTDAEAVQDALIGVSVPNLSGGYSTMLPNHHITKPVLIGEIQDDGQFDIVWETTGLVAGDAWSNYLPESAKLFSSWSKPFSCGAFNVETKKCSGGN, from the coding sequence ATGAACAAGGTGTTCAATTTATCGCTAGCTGCACTGTGTACAACACTTTCTTTTTCTTCTGCAACAGTGCTTGCCGCTGACGATACTATTAAAGTCGGCGTTCTACATTCATTGTCAGGCACTATGGCGATCAGTGAAACAACGCTAAAAGATACCGTTCTTATGCTCATCGACGAGCAAAACAAAAAAGGTGGCTTACTTGGTAAGAAGCTTGAGCCTGTGGTTGTTGACCCTGCGTCAAACTGGCCGCTGTTTGCTGAGAAAGCACGTGAGCTTATCGAGAAAGAAAAAGTGGATGTGGTATTTGGTGGTTGGACATCGGTATCACGTAAATCCATGCTGCCAGTTTTTGAAGAGCTAAACAGCATCCTTTTCTACCCAGTACAGTATGAAGGTGAAGAGTCTTCTAAAAACGTTTTCTATACGGGTGCTGCGCCAAACCAACAAGCGATCCCTGCTGTTGATTACTTAATGGATGAACTTGAAGTGGAACGTTGGGTACTTGCAGGTACCGATTACGTTTATCCACGTACCACCAATAAGATCTTAGAGGCCTACCTAAAAAGTAAAGGTGTCGCAGAAGAAGACATCATGATCAACTACACACCGTTTGGTCATTCTGATTGGCAATCTATTGTTTCAGACATCAAGAAGTTTGGTGAAGCTGGTAAGAAAACCGCCGTTGTGTCTACTGTGAATGGCGATGCAAACGTACCTTTCTATAAAGAGCTTGGTGCTCAAGGTGTTTCATCTGAAGACATTCCAGTGATTGCATTCTCGGTTGGCGAAGAAGAGCTATCGGGTATGGATACTGAACCTCTAGTGGGTCATTTAGCGGCATGGAACTATTTCATGAGCGTCGATACCGAAGTCAATGAAGAGTTCGTTGAAACATGGCAGTCATTCATTAAGAGTGACAAACGTGTAACGAATGACCCGATGGAAGCACACTATATTGGTTTCAATATGTGGGCTCAAGCTGTAACTAATGCGGGCACAACCGATGCTGAAGCGGTGCAAGATGCATTGATTGGTGTTTCTGTTCCAAACCTATCTGGTGGCTACTCAACCATGCTACCAAACCACCACATAACTAAACCTGTATTGATTGGTGAGATTCAAGATGATGGCCAGTTTGACATCGTTTGGGAAACCACAGGCCTTGTTGCAGGTGATGCTTGGTCTAACTACTTACCTGAATCAGCAAAACTATTCTCTAGTTGGTCTAAGCCATTCTCATGTGGTGCGTTTAACGTCGAAACTAAGAAGTGTTCTGGCGGTAACTAG
- the urtB gene encoding urea ABC transporter permease subunit UrtB translates to MKNVLNVFKALLLMAVSAQLAFAGITDEASFTKALVGKKTSDKELAIDWVIESQTEDVSKPILDGWLNGNLYYFNDKQSEQYKQLYLIQSIKTATSAQSVWDESSLSIENARQFKKVRVNNKLRGILRGEIASIGLNSSNPDIRYKAVLDLLGTKDSDIIDRLAVLKTSESDGKVAELMDLSLAIFTSLDKSATVDDRVASIDRVGDFKHSVVLKTLNQLLSSEQDPKVLAAAERAMDDYQQSQALYSGVETVFFGLSLGSVLVLAGIGLAITFGVMGVINMAHGELIMIGAYTTYVLQLLMPNHIGLALILSIPAAFIVSGLVGIAIERSVIRHLYGRPLETLLATFGISLILQQAVRSIFSPLNRSVSTPEWMSGALQLNPMLSLTYNRLYIILFCGLVFMGLLMVLKKTPLGLQVRAVSQNRGMARAMGIRSERVDAMTFGLGSGVAGVAGVALSQLTNVGPNMGQAYIIDSFMVVVFGGVGNLWGTLVAGLSLGLFNKILEPWAGAVLAKILVLVFIILFIQKRPRGLFPQRGRAAEG, encoded by the coding sequence ATGAAAAACGTATTGAACGTATTTAAGGCGCTATTGCTTATGGCAGTCAGTGCTCAGTTGGCTTTTGCTGGAATAACGGATGAAGCTAGCTTTACCAAGGCGCTAGTTGGTAAGAAAACATCGGATAAAGAATTGGCTATCGATTGGGTTATTGAGTCACAAACGGAAGACGTGTCGAAACCTATTTTGGATGGCTGGTTAAACGGTAATCTCTATTACTTTAATGACAAACAAAGCGAGCAGTACAAACAACTCTACCTGATTCAAAGCATTAAAACGGCAACCTCGGCTCAGTCGGTGTGGGATGAATCAAGTCTCAGTATCGAGAATGCTAGACAGTTTAAAAAGGTTCGCGTGAACAACAAGCTCCGCGGGATCTTGCGTGGGGAAATTGCCTCGATTGGACTGAATAGCAGTAACCCAGATATACGTTATAAAGCGGTTCTGGATCTGCTCGGTACCAAAGATTCTGACATTATCGATCGTTTAGCTGTGCTCAAAACCAGTGAATCGGACGGCAAAGTCGCTGAGTTGATGGACTTGTCGTTAGCCATTTTTACTTCTCTTGATAAGAGTGCCACGGTTGATGATCGTGTGGCTTCGATTGACCGAGTCGGTGACTTCAAACATTCTGTGGTACTCAAAACCTTAAATCAACTACTCAGCAGCGAACAAGACCCAAAAGTATTGGCAGCAGCAGAGCGTGCGATGGACGATTATCAACAGAGCCAAGCACTTTACTCGGGTGTTGAGACCGTGTTCTTCGGTTTGAGTTTGGGTTCGGTATTGGTGCTGGCGGGCATTGGCTTAGCGATCACCTTTGGTGTAATGGGCGTTATCAACATGGCTCATGGTGAGCTGATCATGATTGGCGCTTACACCACCTATGTATTGCAACTTCTGATGCCTAATCATATTGGTTTAGCGCTGATACTTTCCATTCCAGCGGCATTCATCGTTTCTGGCTTAGTCGGTATTGCGATTGAGCGAAGTGTAATTCGTCATCTTTACGGACGCCCATTGGAAACCTTACTTGCGACCTTTGGTATTAGCTTGATCTTGCAGCAAGCCGTTCGTTCTATTTTCTCTCCTTTGAACCGCTCAGTGAGCACACCTGAATGGATGTCTGGTGCACTTCAATTGAACCCAATGTTGTCCCTAACCTATAACCGCCTTTACATCATTCTATTCTGTGGTTTGGTGTTTATGGGCTTATTGATGGTTCTGAAAAAGACACCACTAGGCTTGCAGGTTCGTGCGGTTTCTCAAAACCGTGGCATGGCTCGTGCGATGGGTATTCGTTCTGAGCGAGTTGATGCTATGACGTTCGGTTTAGGTTCTGGTGTTGCGGGTGTCGCGGGTGTGGCACTTTCTCAACTGACCAACGTTGGCCCTAATATGGGACAGGCATACATCATCGACTCATTCATGGTGGTGGTGTTCGGCGGGGTTGGCAACCTATGGGGCACGCTAGTCGCAGGCTTAAGCCTTGGCCTGTTCAATAAGATTTTAGAACCATGGGCTGGTGCGGTTCTCGCCAAGATTCTGGTACTGGTTTTCATCATTCTATTTATTCAAAAACGCCCACGCGGACTCTTCCCGCAACGTGGTCGTGCGGCTGAAGGTTAA